A stretch of DNA from Aspergillus flavus chromosome 3, complete sequence:
TAGTAAGCTTGTGAATTATATTATGCTAGCATCGCACAAATATACCGTTGCCGATGGTGGCTACCTTCTTGTATGTGGCATTGGCTACGGTCCTTCTCGCGGTTAGCACTGATTTTGTTGTGCAGGTAAGCCTTTGACGTATCTACATGATATTTGTGGAGAGGAAATCCGTAAAGAGAGTCCGATACATATGCAAGAGACCGATatgcttttttatttctttttcctggaACGGCCAGGCGAAGCGACGTATTCTTTTGTCGAGATCTAAGTGAAGGGCTGTTAGATGACGGTGGCATTCTTGAAGAGCATCATCGTTAAGCGACGGTGGGCGTGATGGCAAGTCTAAGCCGGTAGACGCTGCCTCTTGTATAGCTTCTTCCAAGCGAAACAGAACCTCGGTCAAAGCAGAGACTTCTTGAAGATAGTGCTTCTGAGTCTTGGGGGCAGATTTGATGTCTGAGACGTAACTATAACTGAGCTTGGTAATCTGTCCCGCAATCTGGACAAGACTACCTATACTGGCGACTAGGCCGATGATTTCGGCCATATTCCTTTATCCTTATTTCGACTCTGGGCTGGATTTCAGAAGGAGTATAATGAAAAATGAGTTGGATTCGAATGGTGGGGCACGGGGCAAAGCAACCTTATACGAGACAACACAGCCTCAAGGCAGTGGGGCGAAAGGGCCAATGCTTATTTGATCGACGCAGAGAGCTGATCATTCTCCACATAGGACTTGTTGTAACAGTTGGCTACAGACTCAATCTAACCCGCCACTTGCCAAGATAGAGTTGCTGGTCTGTCACCCACAGGAAATATGCCCATTTCTCCTAGCTAGCGAGTGCTTCCTTCGAACAGTTGCCAAGCCCGAGATACAGTGGATTGTTGCCACGTTTGATTAACATGATGCATAAACAGATTGGACAAGAGGACGAATGGTTGGAAGCTAATAAAGTGAAATTTCTGGAGCTGGCGGctggggaagatgaggatTTTATTCAGCTATCgaaggagctggaggaccGTTGAGAGCATGTATAATTCAAAATTTTCTAAGTTCATAAGCACAGAGATGTTCTGTGTACACTTCTACAAGTAATGTGTCAAGGCGTCGAAGCAAGGAACAGTCGAATCACAAATCTTTTATTGCATGTTGGTCAATTTTCTCGTTTCAAGAGGATCGAGATAGAAGTCTGCCAGGTTCGTCAGCGCTGATATAACACAAACGGCGGAGAATTCTTACTTCCGACAGGCCAGAGAGAAGTCAGATTTTTCATTGCCTCCCGTACGCATTTTACACAATCCCTGTAAAAAGGAAAGTTCGCCTGCTCCAGATTGGTAAATATGACCGCAGACTGGTACAGCCAGTCCACCACGAGTGGGGATGGGAACTGCGATTGGTTGTCACGCAGTCGATGTGCAATAGGTAAAATCACTTCAGCTGTTCTTTCCATGGCTGTCAGAAAGCGATCTTCTCCTGCAGCATGCGATGGCACCTCGTGCCTTGGTCGATGGAAAGATTGTAGCATTAGAAGGGCACTGAAGAGAAACTGATGTTAGTCAAAAGTAGAAAATGCTGGGTTTCGTGAAATGGTTCGTACCTGCCCAAGACGGCTACGGGAGAGCAATACGCCACTCCACATAGTTCCTCTTCTGAGACGGTTAATGATAAGAGGGATCGAATGGCACGGTCAAGAAtgtctccttcttctctcaagATGTGTCTGCTTATCTCTGTATCAGAGACATGTCGAAGAACCCTGCTCAGCAAGTGTGCAGCCTGCGCTAGGCGCGCGAACTTGCCCATTTTCTCGGCGCATGGGGACGAGACAGTGTAGGGGGGTGCATTCGGATAAGTCTGTGATGTGATTAAAAGCTGGATACAGTAACATTGTTGAACCCTGCTTACCCCATTGTTCCAATCCTCATCTAAGACAGGTAGATAATAATTCTCCGCGGGATCAGGAGTGCACAAGGCCCGATTTGGCCAATTCACGTTCATGCTTCTTGTTGACACTGTTTCTATATTTATGACACCACGTATTAACCTTTCCAAAACGATAAGTCAGACACAGGATTAGATAAGTACATCTACCagatcttattatttttataatgtTCGGCTGTCTGCGGGGAGGTATTGCTCATCGTACCGCGTCGCTGACTGCTCACACTTGCCATTGTGCTTCAAAAACATATCATCCGCTACATACTTTCCTCGCTACCAGAGCTCGGTTATAGTCGTTTGGTTATGTGAATCTGCTGACCTCAAAGAGACCACGTCCAGCtgcattcttctccacgtTGAAAATGCCGTTGACCGAGATCGACTCCCTCCCGCATTTCCGGGTTGGAGAACGTTCAGTATGTCAAAACCTTTGCTCCAGCAGTCTACGTGTAGTGACTAACATTGAATACATTCATAGCGCGAAGCTGGCCAGGAAACGAAACTTCTTCACTTCATCTACGGCCAGCCACACTTAGACGAGATCAGAGGACACTCGCAGAAAGTACTTGACCTGATGAACAGGTTCGAAGAGGGATACTACATGATGACCGTCGGTGCACCGAAAGGGAGGATCGTGACCGATCTAATTGATGAGATCAAGCCCAAGACGATGATCGAACTGGGCTGCTATATGGGATACTCCGCCATTCTCTTTGGCGACGCAGTACGTCGCAATGGTGGCGAGCGCTATCTCAGTCTGGAGCTGAACCCGGAATTGCGAACATGCTGATCGAGTTAGCCGGTCTGCGCGATTTTGTACGAGTGATTGTTGGCCGCAGTGACGTCTCTCTTGACAGGTTATACCGGAGAGGGGAGGTAAGCAAAATCGAACTTATGTTTCCGGATCATTACAAGCCTACGTACTTGACGGACTTGAAGCTGTGCGAGCATCATGGCATGATCGTCCCGGGCTCGGTGCTGGCTGCAGACAATGTGCTCTATCCCGGGAACCCGCCGTACTTGGAGTACGTCCGTAGCAGTGTTGAGCAGAAACGGGAGGCCGCGAAGGGAGGGCCCATGAAGGGATATAATGTGGAGCGCACAAGCCAACGTCAGGTCAATTCATATATGCCAGAGGGTGATACGCCTGCGTTTGAAGTGATTGGAAATCCCAACCTCGTGTACCAAAGTTGTACTGCAGCAACCAGAGGGAGAACGGGTGAGTCTCCGTGTCGAAGATGGAATTGTTCAAATTTGTCCTTTGCTAATCACCGTGATAGGATGCCATCGAAGTCACCCGATGTGTGGGGTGGGAGGAGTAGGTATAGGGCTCGTTCACTGAAGTCAATCAACTTGTAGACAAAAAATAGGATAAATCCATTGAGTGAAACGAATCACAAATTCTAAATGCAACGCTAAGATTCACGTATGATAACTGCTTTTGGAATGTTCCTCGATTCCATGGAAAGGTCAACTTACTTCCGCACGTCCTCAAATGTGATTTGCGGGACGCGCTGTGGTTCAACCACTCATCCGTGACAGTCGAACCTAAGCGAGTCTGGAGGGCCTGGATCGAAGGTCTGTTTGATCAGGCGATCAGTACCAGCGATAGAGCATCTTGTTCGACCTCTAAGATGTGTCCATAGTGCATCAGTCGACACGAATTCAGATCAGATATGTATCCAAAAGCAACCGGCGTCGGGCCCCATTTCCACAAGCAAACGGCACGTTACGGGCCTAGACCAAGACTAAGAGATATAAGAGATAGGACTTTGCATTCTTTCGTACATGGTTCATGTTCTGCGACAAATATTGGTTCCGTCATCTAGCCACCTTGCCAATCCAAACATTCTTCAAGGAAACAGTCCACTCTCACAATGCCCGTTGAGAACTACGGAGTGTGGAAGGCGAAGCCTGTCCGCTTCACTTATGAAACTGATGCGGATGACCATGTGTCGCCTCACCTATCGCTGTTCTTTACTACCAGTGACAACCCTCGCGGCGAAGGTCGCGCAGCAATAAACATTAAATCTGGGGACAAAAGTGACTCCAGACTAGTGTTCTGGCTGGCCAAAAAATTCGAAAACTTTCAGAATGAACAGCTCCGGGAGTTGAAACCAGGATTTCACCGACTGGAAGGCACCATGGAGCAAGCCCCTAACGGTCTCGCACTGGACTATATTAGAGGCAATCTGTTCCACCGAGAAACAGGCAGACTCCTACCTCATGACATTCCTGGACCTGATAATGACATATTGGATGAGCTGATCCCCTTACTGGATGGCGCGGTCGACAATGACAGCGTGATCTACATCTATGGGTCGCATTTCAACC
This window harbors:
- a CDS encoding uncharacterized protein (uncharacterized conserved protein-domain containing protein), encoding MPLTEIDSLPHFRVGERSREAGQETKLLHFIYGQPHLDEIRGHSQKVLDLMNRFEEGYYMMTVGAPKGRIVTDLIDEIKPKTMIELGCYMGYSAILFGDAVRRNAEPGIANMLIELAGLRDFVRVIVGRSDVSLDRLYRRGEVSKIELMFPDHYKPTYLTDLKLCEHHGMIVPGSVLAADNVLYPGNPPYLEYVRSSVEQKREAAKGGPMKGYNVERTSQRQVNSYMPEGDTPAFEVIGNPNLVYQSCTAATRGRTGEMPSKSPDVWGGRSRYRARSLKSINLFTYDNCFWNVPRFHGKVNLLPHVLKCDLRDALWFNHSSVTVEPKRVWRAWIEGLFDQAISTSDRASYMYPKATGVGPHFHKQTARYGPRPRLRDIRDRTLHSFSTLTMPVENYGVWKAKPVRFTYETDADDHVSPHLSLFFTTSDNPRGEGRAAINIKSGDKSDSRLVFWLAKKFENFQNEQLRELKPGFHRLEGTMEQAPNGLALDYIRGNLFHRETGRLLPHDIPGPDNDILDELIPLLDGAVDNDSVIYIYGSHFNHGNGIHNIHMNQGSPRKWKSDNGIYQDGGILLDFGDHWKGVFIGFASQAVHTDAEGQPTPPHGYLTWNELLNPEIPGDQRKRRDVHDRTVSISEALIRHHGADPTAKPDMITLTNRADAPVVLNGWSIRNHKGDNEYLPDGTVLRRRRRQSFQLHNCALSDEGGTITLLNEQGLKVDGVRYTATQSSPGHVVSF